The Apium graveolens cultivar Ventura chromosome 11, ASM990537v1, whole genome shotgun sequence genome has a window encoding:
- the LOC141697480 gene encoding uncharacterized protein LOC141697480, producing MDELRTALDEHMDLVSHLFENLSSQLRTGMRPAFDNFIGFFHAIDWKERWLMCLMGFYVILLLLAIFSRKNINFQMCLFLLSLAGVYFAENMNALLAYNWQSFAGQNYFDTHGVFVSVLWSGPLLVIAVIILVNTLFNTCQLMVRWKRAELRHRARLAREKTE from the exons ATGGATGAGTTAAGAACAGCTTTAGATGAACACATGGATCTCGTTTCTCATCTCTTCGAGAATCTCTCTTCTCAGCTTCGCACCGGGATGCGCCCTGCTTTCGATAATTTTATCGGCTTTTTCCACGCTATTGATTGGAAG GAACGTTGGTTGATGTGCTTGATGGGATTCTATGTTATTTTGCTCCTATTAGCAATTTTCTCGAGGAAGAATATCAATTTTCAGATGTGCCTGTTCCTTCTCTCAT TGGCCGGTGTTTATTTTGCTGAGAATATGAATGCACTTCTGGCTTACAACTGGCAAAGCTTTGCTGGCCAGAACTATTTTGACACCCATGGTGTTTTTGTTTCAGTCCTTTGGTCAGGACCCCTTCTGGTCATTGCAGTCATAATCTTG GTGAATACCCTGTTTAATACATGTCAACTGATGGTAAGATGGAAAAGAGCTGAACTTAGACACCGTGCAAGACTTGCTCGTGAGAAAACCGAATGA
- the LOC141697137 gene encoding U-box domain-containing protein 14 gives MGPSDEAKGVVVSQLVEAIKDISSLPECKNASKKICSNLVRRIKLLSPLFDEIYDRYEELDDDEIEGLKALKVCFDTVKEFVKSVNEGSKILQALQIDKIADKFHQVTVQIEETLSQIPYSLLNISEEVREQTELVHAQFTRAKVRMDSPDPQLQMDLAIVQKEKDPDHAILKRLSETLHLRTVNDLKKESLALHEMVTSSGAVSDDLFETMSCILKKLKDFIVTVNPDVSMSEGEKSVIRHRSPVIPDDFRCPISLELMKDPVIVSTGQTYERSCIQKWLDAGHKTCPKTQQTLLHTALTPNYVLKSLIALWCESNGVELPKKQAGCRNKKSGSSSSDTDRAAIDTLLQKLANGNSEQQRAAAGELRLLAKRKADNRVCIAEAGAIPLLVDLLSSPDSRTQEHAVTALLNLSINEANKGTILNAGAIPDIVDVLKNGSMEARENAAATLFSLSVVDENKVAIGAAGAIPALIDLLCQGTPRGKKDAATAIFNLSIYQGNKVRAVRAGIVPPLMRLLKDAGGGMVDEALAILAILASHQEGKVAIGQAAPMPVLVEVIRTGSPRNRENAAAVLWSLCAGDVNYLQLAKGLGAEEVLKELSENGTDRAKRKAGSVLELLQRIEPVVVPQV, from the exons ATGGGTCCTTCTGATGAGGCGAAGGGTGTGGTAGTGAGTCAACTCGTTGAAGCAATTAAAGATATTTCTAGCTTACCTGAGTGCAAGAATGCTTCTAAGAAGATTTGTAGTAATTTAGTTAGGAGAATTAAGCTGCTTAGCCCTCTTTTTGATGAGATTTATGATAGGTATGAAGAGCTTGATGATGATGAAATTGAAGGGCTTAAAGCTCTTAAAGTTTGTTTTGATACAGTTAAGGAGTTTGTTAAATCTGTCAATGAGGGAAGCAAGATCTTGCAG GCTCTTCAAATTGACAAAATTGCAGATAAGTTCCATCAAGTAACTGTACAGATTGAAGAAACATTAAGTCAGATTCCCTATAGTCTCCTAAATATATCCGAGGAAGTTCGGGAGCAG ACTGAACTTGTTCATGCGCAATTTACAAGAGCAAAAGTAAGAATGGACTCGCCTGACCCACAACTTCAAATGGATTTGGCCATTGTCCAGAAGGAAAAAGATCCTGACCATGCAATCCTGAAAAGGCTTTCAGAAACGCTGCATCTCAGGACTGTAAATGATCTAAAAAAAGAGTCACTTGCTCTCCATGAAATGGTTACATCAAGTGGTGCAGTTTCGGATGACTTATTTGAGACTATGTCATGTATCCTTAAGAAGCTGAAGGACTTTATAGTGACGGTAAACCCTGATGTCAGTATGTCTGAGGGTGAAAAGAGCGTGATCAGGCACAGGTCTCCTGTTATACCTGATGATTTCCGCTGTCCAATATCACTTGAATTGATGAAAGATCCGGTGATTGTCTCTACTGGACAG ACATATGAAAGATCCTGCATTCaaaaatggctggatgcagggcACAAGACATGTCCAAAGACGCAACAAACTCTTTTGCACACAGCTTTAACACCCAACTATGTTTTGAAGAGTCTTATTGCTCTGTGGTGTGAGAGCAATGGCGTTGAGCTCCCAAAGAAACAAGCAGGTTGTAGAAACAAAAAATCGGGAAGCAGCAGCTCAGACACTGATCGAGCTGCTATTGATACCCTGTTGCAGAAACTTGCAAATGGGAACTCAGAGCAGCAAAGAGCTGCAGCTGGCGAACTCCGATTGTTGGCCAAGCGGAAAGCAGATAACAGAGTTTGTATCGCTGAGGCTGGAGCTATTCCTTTGCTTGTAGATCTGCTTTCTTCTCCAGATTCCCGTACCCAGGAGCATGCAGTTACTGCCCTTCTAAACCTCTCTATAAATGAAGCCAACAAGGGTACAATTCTGAATGCAGGCGCAATACCTGATATAGTTGATGTACTAAAAAACGGCAGCATGGAAGCCAGAGAAAATGCTGCAGCAACCCTTTTTAGCTTATCAGTTGTAGACGAGAACAAGGTGGCAATAGGAGCGGCTGGTGCTATCCCGGCTCTTATCGATTTGCTTTGTCAGGGGACTCCTAGAGGGAAGAAGGATGCAGCCACAGCTATATTTAACCTCTCGATATACCAAGGAAACAAGGTGAGGGCTGTGCGGGCAGGAATTGTACCACCGCTCATGAGATTGCTCAAAGATGCTGGTGGAGGAATGGTAGATGAGGCATTAGCAATATTAGCAATACTTGCAAGCCATCAAGAGGGAAAAGTGGCAATTGGTCAAGCAGCACCAATGCCAGTTCTGGTAGAGGTGATACGAACTGGTTCACCAAGAAACCGGGAAAATGCAGCAGCTGTACTTTGGTCCTTGTGTGCAGGTGATGTGAATTACTTGCAACTAGCGAAAGGGCTTGGAGCAGAAGAAGTGCTGAAGGAACTATCAGAAAATGGAACTGACAGAGCAAAAAGAAAAGCAGGAAGCGTCCTAGAACTTCTGCAACGAATTGAACCAGTTGTGGTTCCACAAGTTTAA